A single Prevotella sp. E15-22 DNA region contains:
- a CDS encoding glycoside hydrolase family 2 TIM barrel-domain containing protein: protein MNIKRTILSIVALTYISATYAQTGKEWDDPKITSVNREVAHTMALPMASETDVTKNDRTLSPFYQSLDGVWKFNWVNTPSKATSAMCATDYNDASWTDIDVPSSWQVWGLHHNKSWDKPLYCNVAYPFSFNESTYSVMADRPSWFTYNANMPNPVGTYRRHFNVSADMLAGHNVYVRFHGVGHGFYLWINGQRIGYSEDSYVPAEFDITNYLTEGDNVMALQVYRFTSGSFLECQDYWRLTGIQRHCFLWAAPKAQIRDYFFTTDLDNQYVNAKANVKVKVAGDLSNGSVEAKILDGATVIASQTSAFTSQPSELSLDMDVTAPRLWSAETPNLYDLVLTLKDANGQVKDIRGGKVGFREVGIRSDGALIINGKRMVFHGVNRHDFSPENGRAITDAEIEEDIKTMKRLNINAVRTSHYPNDPIFYDLCDKYGLYVLAEADVECHAHQKLSSLELFRPAMVERSENHVRWMRNHPCIFIWSFGNESGGGENFKYVAQAIKALDKTRLTHYEGNSDYADVSSTMYGSYETILNIGSSRQGKTGQKPHIQCENSHSMGNSMGNVRDMFDLYEKYPCLTGEFIWDFKDQGLLTKTSTGTAFWAYGGDFGDNPNDGNFCINGLVRPDWSLTAKSYNTKKVYQPLEFKVIKGKTNQFRVKNKMAFLPSTTYDVRYVVEDEEGQVLANGTIDQEVAANDSTVVTIDLSSLSSVDKTKEAFIRFTATQKENTLWADAGYVVAEEKLPVQTAQKPMYDVNKLTENEALTVSNTSSTVTVSNSHFKAVFSKSQGTLSSYTYDNVQLISKPLLLNTFRLPTDNDGRQSGTWDNMGLRKLTVKGIDTDVKTAEDEKTVTISMNSTHTGKNGTSFDVNLNFIVCADGNIMVNSFIRPSVTGTIIPKIGFRLEMPAAFEQLQWFGRGPWDNYRDRKEACLPGIYTSTVTDQREDYIKPQEHGTKQEVRWMALANTDGQGLVFVAPDQMAASAVHFRAEDNYTDGNNRSKHTYQFKTCQTAVVSLDAATRGLGNASCGPDVRDMYELKAANTPFRFFIMPLVPGVKAADVSRVEMPVCQPVSCERQSNGRIKMTTSTKNATIWYSIDGGEYQKYTSVVNNNDGCTIKTYCTADGLLDSPVMTYKFDLFINKTGWKLVSADSYQGGNEPKYAFDGKNDTFWHTAWGANEPQCPHTLIVDMTNTYKVTAFTYLARQDGNQNGMVKAYEVYLSTDGKTWGNAVATGEFKNTTSLQVAKLKTPKVARYLKFVAKSEINGNAWTSAAEIGIQAEADVTAIQSTETSYVPRSQGYYDLHGRRVKHPTKGIYLSQGKKVIL, encoded by the coding sequence ATGAATATTAAAAGAACTATTCTTAGCATAGTGGCACTGACTTACATCAGTGCCACTTATGCTCAAACAGGTAAGGAATGGGACGATCCCAAGATTACCAGTGTGAACCGAGAGGTGGCCCACACCATGGCATTGCCAATGGCCAGTGAGACCGATGTGACCAAGAACGATCGCACCTTGTCGCCCTTCTATCAGTCGCTTGATGGCGTCTGGAAGTTCAATTGGGTGAACACCCCGTCGAAAGCCACGTCAGCCATGTGTGCCACAGACTATAACGATGCCTCTTGGACCGATATCGACGTGCCCAGTAGCTGGCAGGTATGGGGACTGCATCATAACAAATCCTGGGATAAGCCCCTTTATTGCAATGTGGCTTATCCCTTCTCGTTCAATGAGTCCACCTACAGCGTGATGGCTGATCGCCCCAGTTGGTTTACGTACAATGCCAATATGCCCAACCCCGTGGGCACATATCGCCGTCATTTCAATGTCTCGGCCGATATGCTGGCAGGCCACAATGTCTATGTGCGTTTCCACGGTGTGGGTCACGGCTTCTATCTGTGGATTAATGGTCAGCGCATAGGCTATAGCGAGGACTCGTATGTGCCTGCTGAGTTTGATATTACAAACTATCTGACAGAGGGTGACAATGTGATGGCTCTGCAGGTGTACCGCTTCACCAGTGGTTCTTTCCTTGAGTGTCAGGATTATTGGCGCCTGACGGGTATTCAGCGTCATTGCTTCTTGTGGGCAGCTCCCAAGGCGCAGATACGCGATTACTTCTTTACCACTGATCTTGACAACCAATATGTGAATGCGAAGGCCAATGTGAAGGTTAAGGTGGCTGGCGATTTGTCTAATGGCTCGGTTGAGGCTAAAATCCTGGATGGCGCTACTGTTATTGCCTCACAGACCTCAGCCTTCACCTCTCAACCCTCAGAGCTTAGTCTTGATATGGACGTTACTGCTCCTCGTTTGTGGAGTGCCGAGACGCCTAATCTCTATGATCTTGTCTTGACGTTGAAGGATGCTAACGGACAGGTGAAGGACATCCGTGGTGGCAAGGTCGGTTTCCGTGAGGTGGGTATCCGTAGTGATGGTGCTTTGATTATCAATGGCAAACGTATGGTTTTCCATGGTGTCAACCGTCATGACTTCTCACCTGAGAATGGTCGTGCCATCACCGATGCTGAGATAGAGGAGGATATTAAGACCATGAAGCGCCTCAATATCAATGCCGTGCGTACTAGTCATTATCCCAATGATCCTATCTTCTATGATCTTTGCGATAAGTACGGCCTCTACGTCTTGGCTGAGGCCGATGTGGAGTGCCATGCCCACCAGAAGCTGTCTTCTCTCGAACTTTTCCGTCCAGCAATGGTCGAGCGTTCTGAGAACCACGTACGTTGGATGCGCAATCATCCCTGTATTTTTATCTGGTCTTTTGGTAACGAGAGTGGGGGTGGCGAGAACTTCAAGTATGTTGCTCAAGCCATCAAGGCACTCGACAAGACCCGCCTGACTCACTACGAAGGCAATAGTGACTATGCCGATGTTTCTTCTACCATGTATGGCAGTTACGAGACAATTCTGAACATTGGCTCTTCACGTCAGGGAAAAACTGGTCAGAAACCTCATATCCAGTGTGAGAACTCGCATTCTATGGGTAATTCCATGGGCAATGTGCGCGACATGTTCGATCTCTATGAGAAGTATCCCTGTCTCACTGGTGAATTTATATGGGACTTCAAAGATCAGGGTCTGCTTACCAAGACCAGCACAGGTACTGCATTTTGGGCTTATGGTGGCGACTTTGGCGACAATCCTAATGACGGAAACTTCTGTATTAATGGCTTGGTGCGTCCTGACTGGAGTCTGACGGCCAAGTCGTATAACACAAAGAAGGTCTATCAGCCATTAGAGTTCAAGGTTATCAAGGGTAAGACCAACCAGTTCCGCGTTAAGAACAAGATGGCCTTCCTTCCCAGTACCACATATGATGTACGCTATGTTGTGGAGGACGAGGAAGGTCAGGTGCTTGCCAATGGTACCATTGACCAAGAGGTAGCTGCCAATGACAGCACCGTCGTAACCATCGACCTCTCTTCTTTGTCGTCAGTTGATAAAACCAAGGAGGCCTTTATCCGCTTTACTGCCACACAAAAGGAGAATACCCTTTGGGCTGATGCCGGTTATGTGGTAGCCGAGGAGAAACTTCCTGTACAGACAGCGCAAAAGCCCATGTACGATGTCAACAAGTTGACTGAGAATGAAGCTCTGACGGTTAGCAACACCTCTTCGACTGTCACCGTTTCCAACAGCCATTTCAAGGCCGTATTCTCAAAGTCGCAAGGCACACTCTCAAGTTATACCTATGACAATGTGCAGCTCATCAGTAAGCCTTTGCTGCTGAATACTTTCCGTCTGCCCACCGATAACGATGGACGCCAGAGTGGAACCTGGGACAATATGGGTCTGCGTAAGCTCACCGTTAAGGGCATCGATACAGATGTTAAGACGGCAGAGGACGAGAAGACTGTCACTATCTCGATGAACAGCACCCATACGGGTAAGAACGGTACATCGTTCGATGTAAATCTCAACTTTATTGTTTGTGCCGATGGTAACATCATGGTCAACTCTTTCATTCGACCCTCTGTCACAGGTACCATTATTCCCAAGATAGGTTTCCGTTTGGAGATGCCAGCCGCCTTTGAGCAGCTGCAGTGGTTTGGTCGTGGACCATGGGACAACTATCGCGATCGCAAGGAGGCATGCTTGCCTGGAATCTACACCAGTACGGTGACCGATCAGCGTGAGGATTATATTAAGCCTCAGGAGCATGGCACCAAGCAGGAGGTTCGCTGGATGGCACTTGCCAATACCGATGGCCAAGGACTCGTTTTCGTTGCTCCTGATCAGATGGCAGCTTCTGCGGTACACTTCCGTGCCGAGGATAACTATACCGATGGCAACAACCGCTCAAAACACACCTATCAGTTCAAGACCTGCCAGACGGCAGTTGTCTCGCTCGATGCCGCCACCCGCGGCTTGGGTAACGCTTCTTGCGGTCCTGATGTGCGCGATATGTACGAGTTGAAAGCTGCTAATACACCTTTCCGCTTTTTCATCATGCCTCTTGTTCCTGGTGTGAAGGCTGCTGACGTGTCACGCGTAGAGATGCCCGTATGCCAGCCTGTTAGTTGCGAGCGTCAGAGTAATGGTCGCATCAAGATGACCACGTCGACCAAGAACGCCACAATCTGGTATAGTATTGATGGTGGTGAATATCAGAAGTACACTTCCGTTGTGAATAATAACGATGGCTGTACCATCAAGACCTACTGTACAGCCGATGGTTTACTGGACAGTCCTGTGATGACCTATAAGTTCGACCTCTTTATCAATAAGACGGGTTGGAAGCTGGTTAGCGCCGATAGCTATCAGGGCGGCAACGAGCCCAAGTATGCTTTTGATGGAAAGAACGACACCTTCTGGCACACCGCATGGGGCGCTAACGAGCCCCAGTGCCCACATACGTTGATTGTCGATATGACCAACACCTATAAGGTAACGGCCTTTACCTATCTGGCTCGCCAGGATGGTAATCAGAACGGTATGGTGAAGGCCTATGAGGTTTATCTGAGTACCGATGGTAAGACATGGGGCAATGCAGTGGCTACAGGAGAGTTCAAGAATACTACATCTCTGCAGGTGGCTAAGTTGAAGACTCCTAAGGTGGCTCGCTACCTGAAGTTCGTGGCCAAGAGTGAGATTAATGGTAATGCTTGGACATCAGCTGCCGAGATTGGCATTCAGGCTGAGGCCGACGTCACTGCTATCCAGTCTACGGAGACTAGCTATGTCCCTCGTTCGCAGGGTTACTATGATCTTCATGGTCGCCGTGTGAAACATCCTACAAAAGGAATCTATCTGTCGCAAGGCAAGAAGGTGATTCTTTGA
- a CDS encoding DUF4252 domain-containing protein encodes MKQTFIKFLLCTVVAMCSLNANAQVKAFEKYADMKNVTYVFISKYMLGLAGKNSALSVPGVDVKSLSNKLTGIQIISCESRGAQAKMKNDVKNIIAKDKYELMMQVNEDDSKVNIYHHIGKQQSAVIMQVDDDDELTILVFSGKFTLEDVMKMTESR; translated from the coding sequence ATGAAACAAACATTTATCAAATTTCTCCTTTGCACGGTGGTCGCCATGTGCAGCCTTAACGCCAATGCGCAGGTTAAAGCATTTGAGAAATATGCCGATATGAAGAACGTGACCTACGTGTTCATCTCAAAATACATGCTAGGATTGGCAGGCAAGAACTCAGCCTTGTCTGTACCTGGTGTCGACGTCAAATCACTATCGAACAAACTGACTGGCATACAGATTATCAGTTGTGAGAGCAGAGGAGCACAGGCCAAGATGAAAAACGACGTTAAGAACATCATTGCAAAGGACAAGTACGAGCTGATGATGCAGGTGAATGAGGACGACAGCAAGGTCAACATCTATCATCATATAGGCAAACAGCAGTCGGCCGTCATCATGCAGGTTGATGATGACGATGAACTGACGATCCTCGTCTTCTCAGGCAAGTTCACACTGGAAGATGTGATGAAGATGACGGAGTCGCGATAG
- a CDS encoding DUF4252 domain-containing protein yields MMKYLTETISPMQALKKLAICAALVFACVNINAQCKDFDKLAKIKGVELQHVNKEMIGLAAKSGQGLQLGEVVNLGGSDDAKFLDQFDDVKVFSCEEKSSIKAFTKATLKLLKNKKWETLIDTKGDDGEIVKIYLTKQGERSTNVVLAIEDDEAHLVVIDGTFDLKKMMEQGMNANIEVNN; encoded by the coding sequence ATGATGAAGTATTTAACTGAAACAATCAGCCCCATGCAGGCTTTGAAAAAACTGGCCATTTGTGCCGCATTAGTATTCGCTTGTGTCAACATCAATGCCCAGTGCAAAGACTTCGACAAGTTGGCAAAGATAAAAGGCGTGGAGCTCCAGCATGTTAACAAGGAGATGATCGGCCTTGCCGCAAAGAGTGGCCAAGGCCTGCAGTTAGGAGAAGTTGTCAACCTGGGTGGTAGTGATGATGCAAAGTTCCTTGACCAGTTTGACGATGTGAAGGTTTTCTCGTGCGAAGAGAAGAGTAGCATTAAAGCTTTCACGAAGGCAACCTTGAAGTTGCTGAAAAACAAGAAATGGGAGACGCTCATTGATACAAAAGGTGATGACGGTGAGATTGTCAAGATCTATCTTACAAAGCAGGGAGAGCGTTCAACCAATGTCGTTCTGGCTATAGAAGATGACGAGGCCCATCTGGTGGTTATCGACGGAACCTTCGACCTCAAGAAAATGATGGAACAAGGCATGAATGCGAACATAGAGGTTAACAACTAA
- a CDS encoding RNA polymerase sigma factor — protein sequence MDAREFKQRFMPHYKLLYRVAYHLTSNAQDAEDLLQDLYLKLWQKRDELPDEAMKEAYLVTMIRHLFVDQHRLKRLDTSAELKEEASPPDERSLDHQIDAKDEAQKMEGLINELPGRDAKIIRMHVVDNLSYEEIEQDTGLSQGNIRIIVMRTKKKLKQQFNNITKTWTN from the coding sequence ATGGACGCACGAGAGTTTAAGCAGCGGTTTATGCCTCACTATAAGTTGCTCTACAGGGTGGCTTATCACCTGACAAGCAACGCACAGGACGCCGAAGACCTGCTTCAGGACCTATACCTGAAGCTATGGCAGAAGCGTGACGAATTGCCCGATGAGGCGATGAAGGAGGCTTATCTCGTGACGATGATACGACACCTGTTCGTTGACCAGCATCGTTTGAAACGCCTAGACACGTCGGCAGAACTGAAAGAGGAAGCATCGCCCCCCGACGAACGTAGTCTGGATCATCAGATAGACGCCAAAGACGAGGCACAGAAGATGGAGGGACTCATCAACGAACTGCCAGGAAGGGATGCTAAGATCATCCGGATGCACGTGGTGGACAATCTCTCCTACGAAGAGATAGAACAGGACACTGGACTCTCACAAGGTAATATCCGCATCATCGTGATGCGAACGAAAAAGAAGTTGAAACAACAATTTAATAATATCACGAAGACATGGACGAATTAG
- a CDS encoding cupin domain-containing protein translates to MSINLVSCDKAEAKTDDVQQVESVELIRTSQSWDGVELPDYFEGRPELVAVKYVFPVGQKLGWHHHVAMNYGVLVQGELTIIGQDGKTKVVHEGEAVVEMVGTIHHGENRGTKPVILYMFYLSQKDLPLAVQHPDIPLE, encoded by the coding sequence ATGAGCATTAATCTCGTCTCTTGCGATAAGGCGGAAGCCAAGACTGACGATGTGCAGCAGGTGGAAAGTGTTGAACTTATTCGCACCTCTCAGAGTTGGGATGGGGTAGAGTTGCCCGACTATTTTGAGGGGCGTCCTGAACTCGTTGCCGTGAAGTATGTCTTTCCGGTTGGTCAGAAGTTAGGATGGCACCACCATGTAGCCATGAACTATGGTGTTCTGGTTCAGGGAGAACTGACAATCATTGGCCAGGATGGCAAGACGAAGGTTGTTCATGAGGGTGAGGCTGTCGTCGAGATGGTTGGTACCATTCATCATGGTGAGAATCGTGGCACCAAGCCCGTCATCCTCTATATGTTCTACCTCTCTCAGAAAGACCTGCCCCTTGCAGTGCAGCATCCTGACATTCCTCTTGAGTAA